The Clostridium beijerinckii genomic sequence TAATAAATCAATACAACGAGCTACTCGATAAAGGGATTTAAAGAAATTCATATCACTAATATAGAAGTCTTAAATAATATAATTCATTTTATATATATGAAAAAAATATGCATTAGACCTATATGATAATAGATAGAAAGTAGAAACATTTTTATTTCGCTGGACTATGGAAAGTATGATTCATCTTTATATAATTAAATTTTATGGAAGAAATTTACATATTGCTGTATAATTAGATATGTATAAGGAGGGAATCTTATGAATACTATAGAAAAAGTCATAATGAATCTTAAGATAAGACCAGATGGCATGAATTTGTATGAATTGGATAGAATATGTTTCACAACTTATCAAAAGACTCTGCTCGGCTCAAAACTTGGAAGAGTAAAGGAACGTATAGAGCCCACTCTAAGATATTTAGAGGAAACTAATCAAATAACGATTAAAGATGGAATTGTCAAATTAAAAAAAACTGATAAAGTTTAGTATATTCAAATAAATATATTTATTTGAATAAGTTGATATTTATATAGATAATATAATGATAAACTATACTTAGACTATGAAATATATTCCAACCAGAAATGAGTAATATACTTTTGTGGAATGTTTCATTGGTAATTTTAATGGATGTGATTCTTTGGCTATAAGTTGTTCCAAATGTGCTAGTTCAAAGCTTGTTCTTTGAGGCTAGCACTTTGGGTGCAACTTTATAGCCTTAGAATCACCAATCATAATTACCGAGAAACTGGAACAAAAGTATATTATTCATTTCGGTGAGCTATACGCATAAGTATGGATTATAGTTGGTTTATCTATAAATCTTTAGTGTTTAAGATTAATAATAGGCAGTGGAGGATTAGAAATGATAAGAATACTTTTGTGCTGTGGAGGGGGCTTTTCATCAAGTACCCTAGCCAGTAAGGTTGAAAAGGAGATATTAGAGAATAATATGCAAAATGATTATTCAATTGAATTTTCTCCATTTTTATTAGTAAATAAGAGAATGAATGAATTTGATATAATTGTATGTTGTCCCCATCTAATAATGCAAGTTAAGAAATTTGTGAAAACTTCAAAGATTGATAAACCTATCTATATCCTTCCACCGAGAATGTATGGTCTCATTAGTTTTAAGGAATTAGCAATAGATGTAGTAGATGCAATCAATCTGTATAATGAAACTAAAATTAATCCAGTATATTTTCCAGGGGAAGAAAACACCATGATGGTTACTAGGCATGTGGCTTACAGAAATAGCAAAGTTTAATAAATCTTTGTATATAAGTTATAAAGAATATAGTTCATCTTTTATAAAATTATCGTACTTCAATTATTTTATAATTTATGATGTAGTCTTCAGTGAGCTGAATTTTTAAAATCCTATATATAAAATTCTTTAAATTATAGAAAATGTGGTCTTAAAATTCACATATTATAACATAGTAAAGAAGAGATACCTTCAAATTTGTGAAAGCATCTCTTCTTTAATGAAATTATTGTACGGAAGTATCAGTTGTTGTAGTTGTTGATGTATTTTTCTTTTGATGAGCTTCTTTTTTAGCTTCAGATGCTGCTTTAATTTTAGCTTGAGCATCTTTAAATGATAATCCTGTTATATCGATTCCTAATTTCTCAGCTCTTGCACTTTGAATTTTAGCTATTACATCTTCATTTGATAGACCTGTAACATCTATTCCAAGTTTAGAAGCCTCTGCTTGATTTAATTTTATTCTAGCATCTTTATTAGATAAACCTGTTATATCAACTCCAAGTTTTGTTGCTTTCTTAGTTAAATTGGCAAGGCTTTTAGCTTCAAGAGCTGCTTTAATTTTAGCTGAAGCATCTTTATTTGATAGTCCTGTTATATCAATTCCAAGTTTCCCTGCCTCTGCAGATAGAATCTTAGCTCTAGCGTTATCAGGTGAAAGATTTGTTATATCTATACCTAATTCAGTTGCTTTTTTATTAAGTCTTTCAAGAGTCTTTTCCTCAAAAGCTGCTTTAATTTTAGCTGAAGCATCTTTATCTGATAGACCTGTTATATCAATCCCAAGTTTTTGAGCTACAGCAGCTCTTATTTTTGATCTTGCTTGATCATTAGTTAATCCAGTAATATCTATTCCAAGTTTAGAAGCTTTTTGAGTAAGTTTTGCAAGTTTATCTGCCTTATTATTTTGCGATACTTGTCCTGTAGTAACACTATTTGTTACATTTGGTGTAGAAGCATCATCAGCGAATGCTGGAACAAGGCTTGATATTGAGATCATAGCTGCTATTGCAATTCCTAGTATTTTTTTCTTTTTCATAATTATCTCTCCTTACGTCATATAAAAATTTATTTTTATGTTAAAAACATAGATTAATATAGAAATAACCGGCTATAAGGGAATTATAATTCTGTAATGTGAAATTTATGTGAAAAGGAATGTTAATCATATAAATTTATTAGCGCCGGATTTATATATTTATTGCAAAAATGATAATACTATATACTAGAATGAAAGTTCTAGACAAATTTATAATTAATCTAATCAATATAATAATATAAATAAAGTTATATTGGGGCTTAAATGGAAGGAGAAAAATAATGAACGAAGTAATACAAAGTATCATAACAAGAAGAAGTATAAGAGTGTATAAAGAAGAGCAAATTTCCGATGAAGACTTAAATAAAATATTAGAAGCTGCTAAGTTTGCTCCAAGCGGAATGAATAGTCAGGATTGGCATTTTACAGCTGTACAAAATAGAGAGAAGATAAACAATCTGATTTCAGCAGCTAAAGAAGCATTACAAAATTCTCCTATAGAGCAGATAAATAAGATGGCCAATAATCCAAACTTTAACCCATTTTATAATGCACCTACTATAGTGATAACATCTTGTGATAAAAACTTACCAGTAGGACAGTCTGATTGTGCTGCAGCAATACAAAACATAATGTTAGCAGCTCATTCACTTAACATTGGATCATGTTGGGTACATACCTTAGCTATGGTTGGAGATGATCCTAAGGTCAGAAATGTGCTTACTGAGCTAGGAATTCCAGAAAACTATGCGACATTTGGTACAGCAACCCTAGGCTTTAATGGAGGGAAAGAACCAAAAGCTCCAACAAGAAAAGAAGGAACAGTAAATATAGTAAAATAAAAAAGAGTAATTAGTTAAAAAGTTGACTTCTAAATATGTGAAAGTAAAAAATGTTTAATGAGACTCTATAGTTAGAAAGTATTCTAGTTATAGAGTTTTTTGCTTCATAAATTAATAAAATTGCCTTTTCTACGACTGGAGCTTAGCCATTATTAAAACACGATAATATTGAAATTTATACTATAGTGTAAGCATTTCACTAAAGAATTACAGATTTCTAAAAAGCATATGGCTATAGCTATTGATGAATATGAAGGAACATTTGGACTTGTAACTATTGAAGATATTTTAGAAGAAATAGTTGGCGAAATTCGAGATGAGTTGGATATTAAAAATTCTAAAATTCTAAAGAATTTAAGAATATATATTTTTAAGAATTTTAGAATTTAAGAATTTTACAATATTTTAATAAAAAGCAGATTGCTTTTAACATTGTAAATTCTACTTTCAATGAAGAACTTAGATGTTCTTTACTAAGATGATGAGATACTTAATAAATGCAAAGGATGTAGCCTTAGACATATTTGTGATTAGATATTTGTTTCAAGATTATATTGCGGAATAGCAAATTAATGAATTATTTAAAAAGGGAACTATAGTCAAAAAAATTATTATGAAAACTTATTGAATATCAGTCTGAGTAAGTATAATATATTCATAGGTAGAAATATATGTTAAAGTTTGCATTATATGCAAGTGGAATTTTGCTAATTTATGATTTTATCAATCTTATATTAATACAGGAGGGAGGTTACAGTGGTAGACATCAGATAAAGCTCTGACAGTGTCAGTCAAAAATAAGGAGTGACGAAAAAATGAAAATTTCAAAGAAAAGTTGGACCACCGTAAGTGCTTTTGCAACTAGTTGTGTGTTCATGTTTAATGGAAGTAGTGCAGTAGCTTCCACTAATCCAAAAGATTCTATAGTTATTGATACATCATCATCTACTAATCCAAAAGATTTTAAAGTTTATGATGAATCAAGCAATTTTACGATACCAGCAGAAATTCCTGCATCAAAAATAGGGCTGCCTACATCAGGTGCTACGATAAGTTCAGCAACTATAGTGAAATCTGATGAAAAGGGTAATCTGAATGGAGAATACTGCAAGGTATTAGGTGCAATCCATCCAGTAGATAAAAATGCGCCAGACATTAACTTTCAGGTTAACCTTCCTGTAAAATGGAACAGTAAAATACTACAATATGGTGGCGGCGGATTTGACGGTGCTCTGGTTACTGCTGATAGTGGATATTACGGGCAAATGGTTTCAGATCCAACACCTTTGGCTCAAGGGTATGTGACATTTGGCAGTGATAGTGGTCATGTAAATTCTTCATATTGGGATAGTAAATGGGCGCTTAATGATGAAGCCTTAAATAATTTTGCCTCTGACCAGTTAAAGAAAACAAAAGATACAGTACTAGAAATAGTGCAGGCCTTTTATAAATCCAAGCCGTCTCAGGTATATTTTGTTGGCGGGTCTAATGGTGGACGAGAAGCGTTGAAGGTTGTGCAACATTTCCCAACAGAATATAACGGCGTTATTTGCTATTTCCCTGTATTAAACTGGGTACCTAAGGCAATTGCAGATAGCAGAAATGCAGATGCCGTACAAGCTAATAATGGAGCGGGTTGGATCAGTCCTGAACAGTATAAGCTTGTTAATCAAACCATCATTGGAATAGATGATGGACTAGACGGCGTTAAAGATGGCATAATAAGCAACATTTATGGAGCTGAAAAAGAGAAGGATGAAGTTTTAAAGGCTTTGAAAAATATATTATCAGATGCGCAGATAAAAACATTAGAAACATTTGCTTCATCTATGAAATTCAATTATCCTCTTGCCAATGGATTAACCACTATGCCGGGATATCCTGTTTTTAAGGGAGCACCTTTAGCCGATATGTATCTAAACCAATTTGGTACAGCACCAACTGCCAGAGATGGCTTAATGGCAGAAAGTGGGGATGCTGTTATTAAAAATATGATAGTTCGAGATGATAATTTTAATCCTAAAAATTTTGATGCAGATAAATGGCGCGACAAAGTTGTACAAGCTTCAGAATTACTTGATGCTACAAATCCAGATATCTCAGCTTTTAAGAATAATGGAGGAAAATTGATTCTTATTCATGGAGCAGGAGATCAAATTGTTACCTTCCAAGGAACAATTGACTACTATAATCAGCTGATTGACAAATTCGGTAAAGACTCTCTTGGCGAGTTTGTAAAATTCTATATGGTTCCAGGAAATGGCCATTATAACTCAGAAACTTGGAATATGGGATCCGATACATTGGGCGCATTAGATCAATGGGTAGTAAATAATAAGTCTCCTGAGAATTTGATTGTAACAGATCAATCTGAAAAGACTAAAGGTCGTACACGTCCGCTTTTGGAATATCCTGCGTATCCAGAGTACAAAGGAAGCGGAGATGTAAATTCTGCTGAAAATTTTAGTAGAGCTACACCTTAATGAAATGGAAAGAGCTTATTCTGTTATATAATAAAATAATGCTGTTTAATAAGTCGGGATAATTAATCCCGACTTCAACTTTTTCTAATTTTGACACGTTGAATATCATAGGATAAAACTTTGCATTTTGATGCAAATGGGTTTGATTACTACTCAAAAGTAAGTATAGAATTAAAATAAAAAGATTTAAATAAGAAACCCCTACCACAAATTAGAAAAACAGTATCATGGGAAGGAATGGATAGTAGAAGAGGCTCCATTAGCTTTTTATAGAGATAAGGGCTCTAGTAGTAATGATAAGAATAAATAAAAAAATATGAATATTGAGTATTGCGTTTTATAATCTACAATGTTATACTTCATTTAAGGTACATTAGTACCTTAAATGAAGTATAACTTGGAGGTGTTTACGTTTTGTCAATAATACAAACGAAGAAGTTAACAAAGAGTTACGGATCAAAAAATAGTGTTTATGATATTAATCTGACAGCTAATGAAGGTGAAATATATGGCTTTCTAGGATTAAACGGTGCAGGAAAAACAACTACAATGAGGATGTTGCTTAAAATGGTTAATCCTACATCTGGTGAAATTTATT encodes the following:
- a CDS encoding PTS sugar transporter subunit IIB; translation: MIRILLCCGGGFSSSTLASKVEKEILENNMQNDYSIEFSPFLLVNKRMNEFDIIVCCPHLIMQVKKFVKTSKIDKPIYILPPRMYGLISFKELAIDVVDAINLYNETKINPVYFPGEENTMMVTRHVAYRNSKV
- a CDS encoding nitroreductase family protein is translated as MNEVIQSIITRRSIRVYKEEQISDEDLNKILEAAKFAPSGMNSQDWHFTAVQNREKINNLISAAKEALQNSPIEQINKMANNPNFNPFYNAPTIVITSCDKNLPVGQSDCAAAIQNIMLAAHSLNIGSCWVHTLAMVGDDPKVRNVLTELGIPENYATFGTATLGFNGGKEPKAPTRKEGTVNIVK
- a CDS encoding tannase/feruloyl esterase family alpha/beta hydrolase, with product MKISKKSWTTVSAFATSCVFMFNGSSAVASTNPKDSIVIDTSSSTNPKDFKVYDESSNFTIPAEIPASKIGLPTSGATISSATIVKSDEKGNLNGEYCKVLGAIHPVDKNAPDINFQVNLPVKWNSKILQYGGGGFDGALVTADSGYYGQMVSDPTPLAQGYVTFGSDSGHVNSSYWDSKWALNDEALNNFASDQLKKTKDTVLEIVQAFYKSKPSQVYFVGGSNGGREALKVVQHFPTEYNGVICYFPVLNWVPKAIADSRNADAVQANNGAGWISPEQYKLVNQTIIGIDDGLDGVKDGIISNIYGAEKEKDEVLKALKNILSDAQIKTLETFASSMKFNYPLANGLTTMPGYPVFKGAPLADMYLNQFGTAPTARDGLMAESGDAVIKNMIVRDDNFNPKNFDADKWRDKVVQASELLDATNPDISAFKNNGGKLILIHGAGDQIVTFQGTIDYYNQLIDKFGKDSLGEFVKFYMVPGNGHYNSETWNMGSDTLGALDQWVVNNKSPENLIVTDQSEKTKGRTRPLLEYPAYPEYKGSGDVNSAENFSRATP